The following proteins are co-located in the Methanobacterium aggregans genome:
- the hisG gene encoding ATP phosphoribosyltransferase yields the protein MQIRIALPSKGRISNPSVQLLGKAGIGVKDTANRKLFSETYDEEISVMFTRAADIPEFVADGAADLGITGMDLIEENEADVEILEDLNFGSAKLVLAVPEDSSIESISDIKDGAVVATEFPHLTEKFLNGRGINAKIVELSGSTEIAPFIGVADIISDLTSTGTTLKMNHLKIIGTIIESSIKLIANKRSFKEKNEKVDAIRTGIKGVLDAEGKKLVMMNVAEEFLEDVKMAMPGLTGPTVSNVLSNKGVMAVHAVVDEKDVFNLVNELKKIGARDILVVPIERII from the coding sequence ATGCAAATAAGAATAGCCCTACCATCAAAGGGCAGGATCAGCAACCCATCTGTCCAGCTTCTGGGTAAGGCAGGTATTGGTGTGAAAGACACAGCTAACAGGAAGCTCTTCTCAGAGACCTACGATGAAGAGATAAGTGTGATGTTCACACGGGCAGCGGACATCCCGGAATTTGTTGCTGATGGAGCTGCAGACCTTGGAATAACTGGTATGGATCTTATCGAGGAGAATGAAGCAGACGTGGAGATACTGGAGGATCTGAACTTTGGAAGTGCCAAACTCGTTCTTGCAGTTCCAGAAGACTCTTCAATTGAGAGCATATCTGATATAAAGGACGGAGCAGTTGTTGCAACTGAGTTTCCACATTTAACAGAGAAATTCCTCAATGGCAGGGGAATTAATGCTAAGATCGTGGAGTTGAGCGGTTCAACTGAAATTGCACCATTTATCGGTGTTGCAGACATCATATCAGACCTCACAAGTACAGGTACAACCCTTAAAATGAACCACCTCAAGATAATAGGAACCATAATTGAAAGCTCCATAAAACTCATTGCCAATAAAAGGAGTTTCAAGGAAAAGAACGAGAAGGTTGATGCCATAAGAACAGGTATAAAAGGTGTTCTGGACGCTGAAGGTAAGAAGCTGGTGATGATGAACGTTGCAGAGGAGTTCCTTGAAGATGTGAAAATGGCCATGCCCGGACTTACAGGTCCAACAGTATCCAACGTACTTTCAAATAAGGGAGTTATGGCTGTTCATGCAGTTGTGGACGAAAAGGATGTTTTCAACCTTGTTAACGAACTCAAAAAGATAGGTGCACGGGACATACTGGTTGTGCCAATAGAGAGGATCATCTAA
- a CDS encoding amidohydrolase family protein, whose product METKTILIKNAIIIGDEIKKGSLITDNDKIAEIDYSNSKLGSNDADEVIDAEGKVLSPGLVNTHTHLSMSLMRGLADDMLLDTWLNDHIWPVEANLQGEHCQAGAMLACAEMIKSGTTCFNDMYFFMDHVADAVDKAGMRGTLSHGMIDLGDGDKRKAEFKETQRIIDKCHNTADGRIKVAFGPHSPYTCSMELLEGVRKQADKQGLRIHIHVSETKKEVEDVMEANGKRPFEYLDEIGILGPDVLAAHAVWLDEGEMDIIKERGVKLSHNPASNMKLASGVSPVSKLLENGVCMSLGTDGAASNNNLDLLEEMKITALLQKVTTLDPTVMPAKSVFDMATIGGAAALGLEDEIGTIEVGKKADIILVDMKSSSLTPLRNPVSHLVYSANGADVDTVICNGEMLMKNRELLTIDEAEVISMAEEASEDLLSKL is encoded by the coding sequence GTGGAAACAAAAACCATTCTCATAAAAAACGCCATAATAATTGGTGATGAAATAAAAAAAGGTTCACTGATCACGGATAATGATAAAATCGCTGAAATAGATTATTCAAACTCAAAGTTAGGTTCAAATGATGCTGATGAAGTGATAGATGCTGAGGGAAAGGTTTTGTCACCAGGACTTGTGAACACCCACACCCACCTTTCAATGTCCCTCATGAGGGGCCTTGCAGATGATATGCTCCTTGACACATGGCTAAACGATCATATATGGCCAGTTGAGGCCAACCTCCAGGGTGAACACTGCCAAGCCGGTGCAATGCTCGCCTGTGCTGAGATGATAAAATCTGGAACAACCTGTTTCAACGACATGTACTTCTTCATGGACCACGTTGCAGATGCAGTTGATAAAGCAGGGATGAGGGGAACGCTCTCCCATGGGATGATAGACCTTGGAGATGGAGATAAAAGGAAGGCAGAGTTTAAGGAAACCCAGAGGATAATAGATAAATGCCACAACACTGCAGACGGCAGGATAAAAGTGGCATTCGGACCCCACTCTCCCTACACATGTTCCATGGAACTTCTTGAAGGTGTGAGAAAACAGGCAGATAAGCAGGGCCTCAGGATCCATATTCACGTTTCTGAAACCAAGAAAGAAGTGGAAGATGTCATGGAGGCCAATGGGAAAAGACCCTTTGAGTACCTGGATGAAATCGGGATTTTAGGGCCTGATGTCCTTGCAGCCCATGCAGTCTGGCTTGACGAGGGCGAGATGGACATCATAAAGGAGAGAGGTGTTAAACTGTCCCACAACCCTGCAAGCAACATGAAACTGGCATCAGGAGTTTCTCCTGTCTCAAAACTGCTTGAAAATGGGGTTTGCATGTCTCTGGGCACGGATGGGGCTGCATCCAACAACAACCTGGACCTCCTTGAGGAGATGAAAATCACAGCCCTTCTGCAGAAGGTCACAACCCTTGATCCAACTGTAATGCCTGCAAAATCAGTTTTTGACATGGCAACAATTGGGGGTGCAGCTGCACTGGGACTTGAAGATGAAATTGGAACCATTGAGGTTGGTAAAAAGGCAGATATCATTCTGGTGGATATGAAATCCTCCAGTTTAACCCCGCTGAGAAATCCAGTATCTCACCTTGTTTACTCTGCAAACGGTGCAGATGTTGACACAGTCATCTGCAATGGAGAGATGCTAATGAAAAACAGGGAACTTCTCACCATAGATGAGGCAGAAGTGATTTCAATGGCTGAGGAAGCATCTGAAGACCTTTTATCGAAACTCTGA
- a CDS encoding HAD family hydrolase: MDHPNNLILFDIDKTLLVGSHFHYMAMKHAVLDVYGIENPKSVENLQGMTDLQILCNILSQEDLDRGIIKAGINECMDKMASYFQDNLFKENLIPLAGAKNVLENLKMMGIPTGLVTGNMEPIAWLKLGKVGLREYFKFGGFGNEAAQRNVVVKLALQRADDIYGVFDRKNVFVVGDTPRDILAGQKSGVRTVGVATGDFTVDELESAGADFVLEDLEDTGGILKIASESGIDVNPDYYPVQH; the protein is encoded by the coding sequence ATGGATCATCCAAACAATTTAATACTGTTCGATATAGACAAAACACTTCTTGTAGGCTCTCATTTCCATTACATGGCCATGAAACATGCTGTACTTGATGTTTATGGGATAGAAAACCCAAAATCAGTTGAAAACCTTCAGGGAATGACTGACCTTCAGATACTCTGCAACATACTTTCACAGGAAGATCTGGACAGGGGAATAATAAAAGCAGGTATCAATGAATGTATGGATAAAATGGCATCATACTTCCAGGACAATCTGTTTAAAGAGAATCTCATACCTCTGGCTGGGGCAAAAAATGTCCTTGAAAACCTTAAAATGATGGGTATACCAACTGGACTTGTTACAGGTAACATGGAACCCATTGCATGGCTTAAACTGGGTAAGGTCGGTCTCAGGGAATACTTCAAATTCGGTGGTTTTGGTAACGAGGCTGCTCAGAGGAATGTGGTTGTAAAACTCGCCCTTCAACGTGCTGATGATATATACGGAGTTTTTGACAGGAAAAATGTGTTTGTTGTTGGTGACACTCCCCGTGACATACTTGCAGGCCAGAAATCCGGCGTTAGAACCGTGGGGGTGGCAACTGGTGATTTCACAGTGGATGAACTGGAGTCTGCAGGGGCAGATTTTGTGCTTGAAGATCTTGAGGATACAGGGGGAATCTTGAAGATAGCTTCGGAAAGTGGAATAGATGTGAATCCAGACTATTATCCTGTGCAGCATTGA
- the ftsA gene encoding coenzyme F390 synthetase: MVQYFREEIETMSRDELDSLVDERIHYTVKYAYENSSFYRKWFHKNDVNPQDVRSHEDLRELPIISGKTVRERQPPETDEFEFKSTNWEDVFTIHETSGTSGTPKSFFLTWDDWNRYAEKYARAFVSQNFTSGDRVVVCASYGMNVGANTMTLAAQKIGMTIIPEGKCTFPVRIMKNYEPTGVVASVFKLLRLASRMEEGGIDPQESSIKRLIAGGESFSEESRAYVEEVWGVPVYNTYGSTEGTMCGECSKKTGLHVPEDLVHLDVYDPHLENFVDDGECGRIVLTTLLPPGGKTGTLLLNYDTDDTTVVVTRGKCDCGRTHMRILNPQREAETVWVAGSPFNRVDVEQGVFQRDNMEYLTGEYEAFLYGDDEEVTMRVSMECRDVADCNRDMVEDKFLKSFLKYKPGLHEAHADGSFNIIFNFTSEEGLEFYKVRGRPKRLVDRR, from the coding sequence ATGGTACAGTACTTTCGGGAAGAAATTGAAACCATGTCGAGGGATGAACTGGATTCCCTTGTGGATGAAAGGATACATTACACAGTTAAATATGCCTACGAGAATTCTTCATTCTACAGGAAGTGGTTCCATAAAAATGATGTGAACCCACAGGATGTAAGGAGCCACGAAGATCTTAGGGAACTACCCATAATATCTGGTAAAACTGTCAGGGAGAGACAGCCCCCTGAAACAGATGAATTTGAATTCAAATCCACTAATTGGGAGGATGTGTTTACCATCCATGAGACCAGTGGAACCAGTGGAACCCCAAAATCTTTTTTTCTAACATGGGATGACTGGAACCGTTACGCAGAGAAGTACGCCCGTGCATTTGTTTCCCAGAACTTCACATCTGGTGACAGGGTTGTGGTCTGTGCATCCTATGGAATGAATGTAGGGGCCAACACCATGACACTTGCAGCCCAGAAAATAGGTATGACAATAATACCTGAGGGAAAATGCACATTTCCAGTGCGCATAATGAAGAACTACGAACCAACTGGAGTGGTTGCCAGTGTGTTCAAGCTCCTGAGACTTGCAAGCCGAATGGAGGAAGGGGGCATAGATCCTCAAGAATCAAGTATAAAAAGACTTATAGCTGGGGGTGAAAGCTTTTCAGAGGAGTCACGTGCCTACGTTGAGGAAGTGTGGGGTGTACCAGTTTACAACACCTATGGCAGTACAGAGGGAACCATGTGTGGGGAGTGCAGTAAAAAGACAGGCCTTCACGTACCTGAAGACCTTGTGCATCTGGACGTCTACGATCCCCATCTTGAAAACTTCGTGGATGATGGGGAATGTGGAAGGATAGTCCTTACAACACTTCTACCTCCTGGAGGAAAAACAGGAACCCTTCTTTTAAACTACGACACAGACGATACAACAGTGGTTGTTACCCGTGGGAAGTGTGACTGTGGAAGAACCCATATGCGTATTTTAAATCCTCAGAGGGAAGCTGAAACAGTTTGGGTTGCAGGTTCACCCTTCAACAGGGTTGATGTGGAGCAGGGGGTCTTCCAAAGGGATAACATGGAGTACCTGACAGGAGAGTACGAAGCTTTTCTGTACGGGGATGATGAGGAGGTTACAATGAGGGTCAGCATGGAGTGTAGGGATGTTGCAGACTGCAACAGGGACATGGTTGAGGACAAATTCCTGAAATCCTTCCTAAAATACAAACCCGGCCTACATGAGGCGCATGCAGATGGAAGTTTCAACATCATCTTCAACTTCACATCAGAGGAAGGTCTTGAATTTTACAAGGTAAGGGGAAGACCTAAACGTTTGGTGGACCGTCGCTGA
- a CDS encoding right-handed parallel beta-helix repeat-containing protein, giving the protein MNNNGDNTTVYANYGCNDDSGSGIGVIGDNARVYENILNGNGNNKTISYLYGGGFDNKGAGVVVTGKNANVSGNTAMANSNGISLIGDNGTLTGNTAANNVGNGIKVTGKKPVITSDNVIHDNGGHGLYVTSDNINLSGFDIYNNGLDGIYAPGQNVTISNNKITNNSGNGITVHLWVSWELVEWSFSLI; this is encoded by the coding sequence GTGAATAATAATGGGGATAACACAACGGTATATGCTAATTATGGATGTAATGACGATAGCGGCTCAGGAATAGGAGTTATAGGAGATAATGCCCGTGTCTATGAGAATATCTTGAACGGTAATGGTAACAACAAAACAATCTCCTACCTCTATGGTGGTGGTTTTGACAATAAAGGTGCAGGAGTAGTTGTAACGGGTAAGAATGCTAATGTTTCAGGAAACACAGCTATGGCAAACAGCAATGGAATATCACTTATAGGTGATAATGGAACTCTTACAGGTAATACTGCTGCTAATAATGTTGGCAATGGAATTAAGGTTACTGGAAAAAAACCAGTCATTACAAGTGATAATGTTATTCATGATAATGGTGGTCATGGGCTTTATGTGACTTCGGATAACATAAATCTTAGTGGATTTGATATCTACAACAATGGTCTCGATGGAATTTATGCACCTGGACAAAATGTGACTATCTCAAACAATAAAATAACCAATAATAGTGGCAATGGAATAACAGTACATTTATGGGTGAGTTGGGAGTTAGTGGAATGGAGTTTTTCACTGATATAG
- a CDS encoding right-handed parallel beta-helix repeat-containing protein has product MEFFTDIVMEMVSVPAALDYISTISSVYGGDIMVKLNSLNNDNGIAVNGNYATVTANYDVNYNSGYGISVSGYSENVSHNILTFNGGGVAVQGNNNRLDYNSANNNNWVGIYVNGIGNNITYSQCNNNGGIGIYVSGENHVLGSISIDHNALDGIVAHGDLSADILSMLNPLVRFPSVDNIIFGNELSNNGGNGIYCDGNPVISENMGSGLFGTLIAGNPLTLLLLPNPVEGNLGAELPPMQLIAIPSDIKDIIQYVVGAFNDVILSSMVSNG; this is encoded by the coding sequence ATGGAGTTTTTCACTGATATAGTTATGGAGATGGTATCTGTTCCTGCGGCATTGGATTATATTTCCACAATAAGTTCTGTTTATGGAGGAGATATAATGGTTAAACTTAACTCTCTAAATAATGATAATGGTATTGCAGTGAATGGTAACTATGCAACTGTTACGGCAAATTATGATGTAAATTATAATAGTGGTTATGGAATTTCAGTGAGTGGGTATTCTGAAAATGTTTCCCATAATATACTTACATTTAATGGTGGTGGAGTTGCGGTTCAAGGAAATAATAACCGACTGGACTATAATAGTGCTAATAACAACAATTGGGTTGGAATTTATGTAAATGGTATAGGGAATAATATCACTTATAGTCAATGTAATAACAACGGAGGGATTGGTATATATGTTTCTGGGGAAAATCATGTCCTTGGCAGCATATCAATTGATCATAATGCTTTAGATGGTATTGTAGCTCATGGAGATCTTTCAGCAGATATACTTAGCATGCTTAACCCTTTAGTTCGTTTCCCTTCAGTAGATAATATAATATTCGGCAATGAATTGAGCAATAATGGTGGAAATGGTATTTATTGTGATGGAAATCCAGTTATTAGTGAAAATATGGGTAGTGGATTATTTGGAACTTTAATAGCAGGTAATCCTTTAACTCTACTTTTACTACCAAATCCTGTAGAAGGTAATCTTGGTGCGGAATTACCTCCAATGCAATTAATAGCGATACCATCTGACATAAAGGATATAATACAATATGTTGTCGGAGCATTTAATGATGTGATACTATCGAGTATGGTCAGTAACGGTTAA
- the truD gene encoding tRNA pseudouridine(13) synthase TruD, whose product MLNAETYTTSNKGISGKIRTKYEDFYVEEIPESLPSGTGPNTWIFIDKIGRNTLDVVLDIARELHINRKRTGFAGMKDKAAHTRQWLCVSNVEPEELQNLEEKLRGVKILKIVPNEKKLRIGQLVGNKFRILIRETEDPEADAQTALDILSELSLKGVPNYYGWQRFGKNRPNTHKVGMELVHNDIKGAVDSYIGNPYPDEADHIKTPRALYDEGKFQEAYESMPAGMRYEKMMLRELMKQGKKRGEFDEEAYKIALESLPKPLKRMFVHAYQSYLFNKAVSERAKLGIDRYVEGDIIIDDEEHIVHEFNPETIDADIKEFKAHPTSPLYGTKVPLADGELGKMEESVLAEEGIDRSDFECPKTPRLGSHGLRRAMRFKIWDTSATATPEGVLVEFSIPKGCYATAVLREIMKEDVY is encoded by the coding sequence ATGCTAAACGCTGAAACTTATACCACATCCAATAAAGGGATTAGTGGGAAGATAAGAACAAAATACGAGGATTTTTATGTGGAAGAAATACCTGAAAGCCTTCCAAGCGGCACAGGCCCCAACACATGGATATTCATAGATAAAATCGGTAGAAACACCCTGGACGTTGTTCTGGACATTGCAAGGGAACTGCATATAAATCGTAAGCGAACTGGATTTGCAGGTATGAAGGACAAAGCAGCCCACACAAGGCAGTGGCTCTGTGTGAGTAACGTGGAACCTGAGGAACTTCAAAATCTTGAAGAAAAGCTCAGAGGGGTTAAAATACTTAAAATAGTTCCTAACGAGAAGAAGTTAAGGATAGGACAGCTTGTTGGGAACAAGTTCAGAATTTTGATCAGGGAAACCGAGGATCCAGAGGCAGATGCTCAGACAGCCCTGGATATACTCTCTGAACTCAGTCTTAAGGGTGTTCCCAATTACTACGGCTGGCAGAGATTCGGTAAAAACCGTCCCAACACCCATAAAGTTGGAATGGAACTGGTGCACAACGATATCAAGGGTGCTGTGGACTCCTACATAGGAAACCCCTACCCTGATGAGGCTGATCATATTAAAACTCCAAGGGCTCTTTACGATGAAGGAAAGTTTCAGGAGGCCTATGAAAGCATGCCTGCAGGCATGAGGTACGAGAAGATGATGCTCAGGGAACTCATGAAACAGGGAAAGAAACGGGGAGAATTTGATGAAGAAGCCTATAAAATAGCACTTGAAAGCCTTCCCAAACCCCTTAAAAGAATGTTCGTACATGCCTACCAGTCCTACCTATTCAACAAGGCAGTCAGTGAAAGAGCAAAACTTGGAATAGACAGATACGTTGAAGGAGACATAATAATAGATGATGAGGAACATATAGTCCATGAATTCAACCCAGAAACCATAGATGCTGATATAAAAGAGTTCAAGGCTCATCCAACTTCTCCACTCTACGGTACCAAGGTTCCCCTGGCAGATGGTGAACTGGGTAAAATGGAAGAATCTGTGCTTGCAGAGGAAGGAATTGATCGAAGTGACTTTGAATGCCCAAAAACACCCCGACTTGGAAGTCATGGACTGCGCAGGGCAATGAGGTTTAAGATATGGGACACTTCAGCAACTGCAACTCCAGAAGGTGTTCTCGTGGAGTTTTCCATTCCAAAGGGATGTTATGCAACTGCAGTGCTCAGGGAAATTATGAAAGAAGATGTTTACTGA